From Solibaculum mannosilyticum:
GAGCAGGTGGGGCTCCACAACCGCATGCATCACAGGCCCTCCCAGATGTCGGGCGGACAGCAGCAGCGTGTGGCCATCGCCCGCGCCATCGCCGCCAAGCCCAGCATCATCCTGGCCGACGAGCCCACCGGCAATCTGGACTCCGTTTCCGGCCGGGAGGTCATTCAGATTATTGAGGAACTCAACCGTCAGGGCCGCACCGTCATCCTCATCACCCACGACAACACCATCGCCGCCTCAGCCCATCGCATCATCCGCCTCCAGGACGGCCGCGTGGTAGACGACCATGTCTCTCAGCCCTCCGACGCCTTGGGCGCAGGATAAAGATTCCTCTATGGATCGAATCCACATTAAAAAGCGGACCGGGAAGCTCCCCGATCCGCTTTTACTTTTATTCTAGAGATGCCTGTCACCATTCAATCCCTTGGCGCGCCTGTTCCCCCTGGTCAAAGGGATGCCGAAGCTTTTTGACCTCGGAGATATAGTCGGCCAATTCCATCAGCTCTTGATCGGGATCCCGGCCGGTGAGCACGATTTCCAAGCCCTTGGGCTTGGTGCGCAGATAAAAAAGCACCAGCGCACGGCTGAGCAGCTCGGTCTGGAGGGCACCGATGGCCTCGTCCAGGATCAGGAGATCACAGCCCTTTTCGATGGCTTCAATGGCGGCGTCCTTAAATCGATGGTCGTTATCGGCCCGCACCTCGTCCTTCTCCGCCTCCGTCATCTGGAAGGAAAACTTGATGTGCTCCGGATTGGGATAGACCGTCACACCCGGCAGAAGCCGCAGCGCCTGCCGTTCTCCAGACTCTTCCCCTTTGAGAAACTGCAAAAACAGCACCTTCTTGCCGCTTCCACTGGCCCTTACAGCCAATCCAACCGCCGCCGTAGTCTTTCCTTTGCCATCGCCGCAATAGATGTGAATCCTACCGTTTTCCATGTACAAGTCCCCCTTTGTGGCACATGATACCCTATCGTCTGCCCCTTCGTCAACCGGCTGACGGCATTTCATGGGATATCCCGTCAGAAAAAATACTTGAACACCGGATGGATTTCTGCAATAATAAGAAGGTAACCCATTTTGAAAGTAAAGGGGAGTGTGATCCCATGTCAGAATATCAGGAGATGGCCGATCTCTTACTGCCCGACGTCACCGAGACGCCGGAACAGGTATTGGCCCGGTATCCCCGCCGCGAGCTTCCAAACGGGGCAAGGGTCACCCGTTTTGCACCCAGCCCCACCGGTTTCCTGCACATCGGCGGATTGTTTACCGCCATGGTCAACCGGCTGGTATCAAAGCCCGACGGCGTATGCTTCCTGCGCATTGAGGATACCGATAAAAAACGCGAGGTGGCCGACGGCGTCACCGGCATCATCCAGGGCCTTTCCGGATTCGGCATCCACTTCGATGAGGGCCGTACCGGGCCGGACAGTGAAGCCGGGGACTACGGCCCCTATCTTCAGTCGGCCAGGCGCATGATCTACCGCACCTTTGTCAAATCCCTTCTGGCCCAGGGCAAGGCGTATCCCTGCTTCTGCACCGAAGAGGAGCTCTCCGCCCTGCGTGAAAAACAGGAAGCCCAGAAATTAACCCCCGGCTACTACGGGGAATGGGCTGTTTATCGGGATATCACCCTGGACCAAGTCAAACAAAACCTCAGCGAGGGCAAACCGTTTGTCATCCGTCTCAAATCCCCCGGTTCCATGGAGCGCCGGGTCAGCTTCAAAGACGGGGTCAAGGGTAAAATCGAGATGCCGGAAAATATCCAGGACGTGGTCATCTTAAAGCAGGACGGCATCCCTACCTATCATTTTGCCCATGTGGTGGACGATTATTTGATGGGGACTACCCATGTCATCCGCGGCGACGAATGGATTTCCTCCACCCCCATCCATCTTCAGCTTTTCTATATGCTGGGCCTGAAGGCCCCCAATTACGCCCATGTCTCCCCCATCATGAAGGAGGAGGACGGCGGAAAACGCAAGCTGTCCAAGCGCAAGGACCCGGAGGCTTCGGTGGAATATTACCGGGAGCAGGGCGTCCCCGCCCAGTCGGTCATGGAATACCTGATGACCATCGCCAACTCCAACTTCGAGGATTGGCGGCGTCAAAATGCCCGGACTCCCATTTCGGAGTTCCCCTTCAAGCTCAATAAGATGAGTGCATCCGGCGCTTTGTTTGACCTGAAAAAGCTCCAGGATGTGAGCAAAAACGTCATTTCGCTGATGCCGGCCAGCGAGGTTTACGACCTGGCTGCCGACTGGGCGAAACAATACGACGGCGAGCTTTTCACCCTTCTTTCCCGCGATCCCCAATACGCCACGGCGATTTTTGATATCGACCGCACCCCGGTCAAGCCTCGTAAGGACATCGGCAAGTGGTCGGATGTCCGGGATTATGTATCCTATTTCTACGACGAATTGTGGGACGGGCAGTATGATCTGCCTCAGAACGTCACCCCAGCCGACGCGGCCGCCATTGTAAAGGCCTATCGGGAGGCCTTCCGTCCGGAAGACGACCGTGACGCCTGGTTTGGCGGGTTAAAGGATCTGTGCGAGCCCCTGGGATTCGCCCGGGAGGTCAAGGTCTACAAGAAGGATCCCAGCAGCTACAAAGGCCATGTGGGCGACGTCAGCGGCATAATCCGTGTGGCGGTCACCGGACGACGCAATACCCCCGACCTTCACTCTATTTTAGCCCTGCTGGGCAAAGAACGTGTTCTCGCACGGCTCGACCGCTTCCAGAAGGCCATGGAAGCTATGAAATGAAGGCCTCACCTTCTGCCATGACGCGCACAAGGTTTAAGGCTCACTTTAATTGTAACATCCCGCGGACAGAACCAGGGTTTATGATCGTGCAACGTTCCCTTTTTCTTACACTACGATCTTTTTTAATGGAGGCAATGTATGAACTCTACACCGATTCAGGAGCCGGCCAACACACCGGCCAACTTTATTGATGAAGCCATCCGGGACGATTTAAACAACGGCGTCTTTGACCATGTCCAGACCCGTTTTCCTCCCGAACCCAACGGTTATCTCCACATCGGTCATGCCAAGGCCATCTGCATCAACTTCGGCATGGCCCATACCCACAACGGCACCTGTCATCTTCGCTTGGATGATACCAATCCATGCAAAGAAGAAGTGGAGTACGTGGAGGCCATTAAGCATGACATCCAATGGCTTGGTTTCCAATGGGACGATCTGCACTTTGCCTCCGATTACTTCGATTTTATCTATTACTGCGCTACGGAGCTCATCAAAAAGGGCAAAGCGTATGTGTGCGATCTGACGGCTGAACAGATCCGCGAATACCGGGGCACCCTCACCGAGCCGGGCAAGGAAAGCCCTTACCGCAACCGCTCGGTGGAAGAGAACCTCGATCTCTTTAAGCGCATGACCGCCGGTGAATTCGCCAATGGGGAAAAGGTATTGCGCGCTAAAATCGATATGGCTTCCCCCAACCTCAACATGCGGGATCCTGTCATTTACCGGATCCTTAAGCAGTCCCACCACCGCACGGGCGACACATGGTGCATCTATCCCATGTACGACTTTGCCCATCCTTTGTCCGACGCCTGCGAAGGGGTCACCCATTCCCTGTGCTCTTTGGAGTTTGAGGATCACAGGCCGCTTTACGACTGGTTCCTGCGGGAATTGGACATCAAGTATCCTCCCCGTCAGATCGAGTTCGCCCGCCTCAATCTCAACTACACCCTGACCTCCAAACGCAAATGCCTCGCCTTAGTCAAAAACGGCGTGGTGTCCGGTTGGGACGATCCCCGTATGTCCACTTTGAGCGGCATGCGCCGGCGCGGGTATCCCCCGGCCGCCATCCGCGAATTCTGCGACCGCATCGGGGTCTCCAAGGCCAGCAGCGTCGTGGATTACGCTCTTCTCGAATTCTGTGTACGGGATCACCTGAGCGAAGAAGCGCCCCGCGCCATGGCGGTACTCCGTCCCCTGAAAGTCATTGTGGACAACTATCCCGAAGGCAAAACCGAAGTGCTGGAGGTGGAAAACCATCCCGGCCACGAGGAGATGGGCACCCGTAACGTCACCTTCTTCCGGGAGCTTTTCATCGATCAGGACGATTTTATGGAAGAACCTCCGAAAGGGTATTTCCGTCTTGCACCGGGCAAGGAAGTGCGTCTCAAGGGCGCCTACTTCGTCCAATTTGCGTCGGTGGACAAGGATGAAAACGGCAACATTACCGCTGTACACGTCACCTACGATCCCCAAAGCCGGGGCGGCAACTCCCCTGACGGGCGCAAGGTCAAGGGCACCATCCAGTGGGTATCGGCCGACAACTGCGTGGATGCAGAGGTTCGTTTGTACGACCGTCTGTTTCATGTGGAAAACCCCTCCGACGAAACCGGTGTGGAGGATT
This genomic window contains:
- a CDS encoding cob(I)yrinic acid a,c-diamide adenosyltransferase yields the protein MENGRIHIYCGDGKGKTTAAVGLAVRASGSGKKVLFLQFLKGEESGERQALRLLPGVTVYPNPEHIKFSFQMTEAEKDEVRADNDHRFKDAAIEAIEKGCDLLILDEAIGALQTELLSRALVLFYLRTKPKGLEIVLTGRDPDQELMELADYISEVKKLRHPFDQGEQARQGIEW
- the gltX gene encoding glutamate--tRNA ligase: MSEYQEMADLLLPDVTETPEQVLARYPRRELPNGARVTRFAPSPTGFLHIGGLFTAMVNRLVSKPDGVCFLRIEDTDKKREVADGVTGIIQGLSGFGIHFDEGRTGPDSEAGDYGPYLQSARRMIYRTFVKSLLAQGKAYPCFCTEEELSALREKQEAQKLTPGYYGEWAVYRDITLDQVKQNLSEGKPFVIRLKSPGSMERRVSFKDGVKGKIEMPENIQDVVILKQDGIPTYHFAHVVDDYLMGTTHVIRGDEWISSTPIHLQLFYMLGLKAPNYAHVSPIMKEEDGGKRKLSKRKDPEASVEYYREQGVPAQSVMEYLMTIANSNFEDWRRQNARTPISEFPFKLNKMSASGALFDLKKLQDVSKNVISLMPASEVYDLAADWAKQYDGELFTLLSRDPQYATAIFDIDRTPVKPRKDIGKWSDVRDYVSYFYDELWDGQYDLPQNVTPADAAAIVKAYREAFRPEDDRDAWFGGLKDLCEPLGFAREVKVYKKDPSSYKGHVGDVSGIIRVAVTGRRNTPDLHSILALLGKERVLARLDRFQKAMEAMK
- a CDS encoding glutamine--tRNA ligase/YqeY domain fusion protein, translating into MNSTPIQEPANTPANFIDEAIRDDLNNGVFDHVQTRFPPEPNGYLHIGHAKAICINFGMAHTHNGTCHLRLDDTNPCKEEVEYVEAIKHDIQWLGFQWDDLHFASDYFDFIYYCATELIKKGKAYVCDLTAEQIREYRGTLTEPGKESPYRNRSVEENLDLFKRMTAGEFANGEKVLRAKIDMASPNLNMRDPVIYRILKQSHHRTGDTWCIYPMYDFAHPLSDACEGVTHSLCSLEFEDHRPLYDWFLRELDIKYPPRQIEFARLNLNYTLTSKRKCLALVKNGVVSGWDDPRMSTLSGMRRRGYPPAAIREFCDRIGVSKASSVVDYALLEFCVRDHLSEEAPRAMAVLRPLKVIVDNYPEGKTEVLEVENHPGHEEMGTRNVTFFRELFIDQDDFMEEPPKGYFRLAPGKEVRLKGAYFVQFASVDKDENGNITAVHVTYDPQSRGGNSPDGRKVKGTIQWVSADNCVDAEVRLYDRLFHVENPSDETGVEDFQQNVNPQSLVVLQNCKLESSLATAKVGDSFQFMRCGYFTKDPDSTDLHPVFNRTVALKDSWAKKTK